The following proteins are encoded in a genomic region of Burkholderia pyrrocinia:
- a CDS encoding DUF5594 family protein: MQPETARRFDTEFAPRIAQAIAAFFADHVLTDVVPYGGHGHPTRVQIHSAPHEHVSGFVHPLNLELTWDTDEIERLMEPDGPQRFEHYLAALPKKLGAWQGARDIDLASRTQAAPLVRLGGLDFEG, encoded by the coding sequence ATGCAGCCCGAAACCGCCCGCCGTTTCGATACCGAATTCGCACCGCGCATCGCGCAGGCGATCGCCGCCTTCTTCGCCGATCACGTGCTGACCGACGTCGTCCCGTACGGCGGGCACGGGCACCCGACGCGCGTGCAGATCCACAGCGCGCCGCACGAGCACGTGAGCGGCTTCGTGCATCCGCTGAACCTCGAGCTGACCTGGGACACCGACGAAATCGAGCGGCTGATGGAGCCGGACGGCCCGCAGCGCTTCGAGCACTACCTGGCCGCGCTGCCGAAAAAGCTGGGCGCGTGGCAGGGCGCGCGCGACATCGATCTCGCGTCGCGCACGCAGGCCGCCCCGCTCGTGCGGCTCGGCGGCCTCGACTTCGAAGGCTGA
- a CDS encoding MFS transporter translates to MNADTGLPLPQRYWAIVCVALGITLAVLDGAIANVALPTIARDLHASDAASIWIVNAYQLAVTITLLPLASLGERIGYRRIYIAGLALFTAASLGCALAGSLPTLAVMRVIQGFGAAGIMSVNAALVRMIYPSSMLGRGLSINAMVVALSSAIGPTVASAILSFASWPWLFAVNVPIGIAAVFGSLRALPANPLHDAPYDFLSALMNACVFGLLITAVDGLGHGEGHATVAAELAVACVVGYFFVKRQLSQPAPLLPVDLMRIPMFALSIYTSTASFTSQMLAFVALPFWLQNSLGFSQVETGLYMTPWPLVIVFAAPLAGVLSDRYSAGILGGIGLALFAAGLLSLATIGAHPGTVDIVWRMALCGAGFGLFQSPNNRAMLSSAPRERSGGAGGMLSTARLTGQTLGAALVALIFGLAPDRGPTIALYVATAFAAVAAVVSMLRIAAPRPDAAT, encoded by the coding sequence ATGAACGCCGATACCGGCCTGCCGCTTCCGCAACGCTACTGGGCGATCGTCTGCGTCGCACTGGGCATCACGCTCGCCGTGCTCGACGGCGCCATCGCGAACGTCGCGCTGCCGACGATCGCGCGCGACCTGCACGCGTCCGACGCCGCGTCGATCTGGATCGTCAACGCCTACCAGCTCGCGGTTACGATCACGCTGCTGCCGCTCGCGTCGCTCGGCGAGCGCATCGGCTATCGCCGCATCTACATCGCCGGGCTCGCGCTGTTCACCGCGGCGTCGCTCGGCTGCGCGCTCGCCGGCTCGCTGCCGACGCTGGCCGTGATGCGCGTGATCCAGGGTTTCGGCGCGGCAGGCATCATGAGCGTCAACGCGGCACTCGTGCGGATGATCTACCCGTCGTCGATGCTCGGGCGCGGGCTGTCGATCAACGCGATGGTGGTGGCGCTGTCGTCGGCGATCGGGCCGACGGTCGCGTCCGCGATCCTGTCGTTCGCGTCGTGGCCGTGGCTCTTCGCGGTCAACGTGCCGATCGGCATCGCCGCGGTATTCGGCAGCCTGCGCGCGCTGCCGGCCAACCCGCTGCACGACGCGCCGTACGATTTCCTGAGCGCGCTGATGAACGCGTGCGTGTTCGGCCTGCTGATCACGGCCGTCGACGGGCTCGGCCACGGCGAAGGCCATGCGACCGTCGCGGCCGAGTTGGCCGTCGCGTGCGTCGTCGGCTACTTCTTCGTGAAGCGCCAGTTGTCTCAACCGGCGCCGCTGCTGCCCGTCGACCTGATGCGCATCCCGATGTTCGCGTTGTCGATCTATACGTCGACGGCGTCGTTCACGTCGCAGATGCTGGCGTTTGTCGCGCTGCCGTTCTGGCTGCAGAACTCGCTCGGCTTCTCGCAGGTCGAGACGGGCCTCTACATGACGCCGTGGCCGCTCGTGATCGTGTTTGCCGCGCCGCTCGCGGGCGTACTGTCGGACCGCTATTCGGCCGGCATCCTCGGCGGGATCGGGCTCGCGCTGTTCGCGGCCGGGCTGCTGTCGCTCGCGACGATCGGCGCGCATCCGGGCACCGTCGACATCGTGTGGCGCATGGCGCTGTGCGGCGCGGGCTTCGGGCTGTTCCAGTCGCCGAACAACCGTGCGATGCTGTCGTCGGCGCCGCGCGAACGCAGCGGCGGCGCAGGCGGCATGCTGAGTACCGCACGGCTGACCGGGCAGACACTCGGCGCCGCGCTCGTCGCGCTGATTTTCGGGCTCGCGCCCGATCGCGGGCCGACGATTGCGCTCTATGTCGCCACGGCATTCGCGGCGGTGGCCGCGGTCGTGAGCATGCTGCGCATCGCTGCGCCGCGGCCGGACGCAGCGACCTGA
- a CDS encoding AAA family ATPase — MCESARRAGAEDGAADDATGRFFVVTGGPGSGKSTLLDALERAGFARSQEAGRGVIRDQMAVDGHALPWRDPAAFAELMLSWEMRSYHLARHARGPVFFDRGVPDVIGYLRLTGLAVPAHAEAAARRFRYHRRVFIAPPWPDIYAQDTERRQDFAEAMRTYDAMVDCYTSYGYRLIELPRVSVKARVRFVMDALDAA, encoded by the coding sequence ATGTGTGAGTCCGCGCGGCGGGCCGGTGCCGAGGACGGCGCGGCCGACGACGCAACCGGCCGCTTCTTCGTCGTGACGGGCGGCCCGGGCTCGGGCAAGAGCACGTTGCTGGACGCGCTCGAGCGCGCCGGTTTCGCGCGCTCGCAGGAGGCTGGGCGAGGCGTGATCCGCGACCAGATGGCCGTCGACGGCCACGCGTTGCCGTGGCGCGATCCGGCCGCGTTCGCCGAGTTGATGCTGAGCTGGGAGATGCGCTCGTACCATCTCGCGCGGCACGCGCGCGGGCCCGTGTTCTTCGACCGCGGCGTGCCGGACGTGATCGGCTACCTGCGGTTGACGGGGCTGGCGGTGCCCGCGCACGCGGAAGCCGCGGCCCGCCGTTTCCGCTATCACCGGCGCGTGTTCATCGCGCCGCCGTGGCCCGACATCTATGCGCAGGACACCGAGCGCCGGCAGGATTTCGCGGAAGCCATGCGCACCTACGACGCGATGGTCGATTGCTACACGTCGTATGGCTACCGGCTGATCGAGTTGCCGCGCGTGAGCGTGAAGGCACGCGTGCGCTTCGTGATGGACGCGCTCGACGCCGCATGA
- the otsA gene encoding alpha,alpha-trehalose-phosphate synthase (UDP-forming) translates to MSRLIVVSNRVAAGEDTRPSAGGLAVGVMDALKETGGVWFGWNGEIVGAPDAEPAIQRDGNVTYATVGLTRRDYDQYYRGFSNATLWPVFHYRGDLARFDRQEYAGYLRVNAMLAKQLAALLRPDDLIWVHDYHLLPFAHYLRELGVKNPIGFFLHIPFPSPDMLRLVPPHEELVKFMCAYDVAGFQTDADKQAFTDYIERRGIGAASDDGMLHAHGRVVKVAAYPIGVHPDAIAQAAVQYGARKPVKMLREALGDRKLVMSVDRLDYSKGLVERFQSFERMLANAPGWQGRVSLVQIAPPTRSDVQTYQHIRETLEGEAGRINGRFSQLDWTPIQYLNRKYERNLLMAFFRMSQVGYVTPLRDGMNLVAKEYVASQDPADPGVLVLSEFAGAAAELTGALLVNPYDLSQMAEALERALSMPLAERQARHEENLARLRENDLSVWRDTFVADLRSVAAAASVTQRAGRRVAHV, encoded by the coding sequence ATGAGCAGATTGATCGTGGTATCGAACCGTGTCGCCGCCGGCGAGGACACGCGCCCGAGCGCGGGTGGCCTTGCGGTCGGCGTGATGGACGCGCTGAAGGAAACCGGCGGCGTCTGGTTCGGCTGGAACGGCGAGATCGTCGGTGCGCCCGACGCCGAACCCGCGATCCAGCGGGACGGCAACGTCACGTACGCGACGGTCGGGCTGACCCGGCGCGACTACGACCAGTACTACCGCGGCTTCTCGAACGCGACACTGTGGCCGGTGTTCCATTACCGCGGCGATCTCGCCCGCTTCGACCGGCAGGAGTACGCGGGCTACCTGCGCGTGAACGCGATGCTCGCGAAGCAACTCGCCGCGCTGCTGCGGCCCGACGACCTGATCTGGGTACACGACTATCATCTGCTGCCGTTCGCGCATTACCTGCGCGAGCTCGGCGTGAAGAACCCGATCGGCTTCTTCCTGCACATCCCGTTTCCGTCGCCCGACATGCTGCGCCTCGTGCCGCCGCACGAGGAACTCGTGAAGTTCATGTGCGCGTACGACGTCGCGGGCTTCCAGACCGATGCCGACAAGCAGGCGTTCACCGACTATATCGAGCGGCGCGGGATCGGCGCGGCAAGCGACGACGGGATGCTGCATGCGCACGGCCGCGTCGTGAAAGTCGCCGCCTATCCGATCGGCGTGCATCCCGACGCGATCGCGCAGGCGGCCGTCCAGTACGGCGCGCGCAAGCCCGTGAAGATGCTGCGCGAAGCGCTTGGCGACCGCAAGCTCGTGATGAGCGTCGACCGGCTCGACTATTCGAAGGGGCTCGTCGAGCGCTTCCAGTCGTTCGAGCGGATGCTCGCGAACGCGCCGGGCTGGCAGGGCCGCGTGTCGCTCGTGCAGATCGCGCCGCCGACCCGCTCCGACGTGCAGACCTACCAGCACATTCGCGAAACGCTCGAAGGCGAGGCCGGCCGCATCAACGGACGCTTCTCGCAGCTCGACTGGACGCCGATCCAGTACCTGAACCGCAAGTACGAGCGCAACCTGCTGATGGCGTTCTTCCGGATGTCGCAGGTGGGCTATGTGACGCCGTTGCGCGATGGGATGAATCTCGTCGCGAAGGAATACGTCGCGTCGCAGGATCCGGCCGATCCGGGCGTGCTTGTGCTGTCGGAGTTCGCGGGCGCGGCGGCCGAGCTGACCGGCGCGCTCCTCGTCAATCCGTACGACCTGTCGCAGATGGCCGAGGCGCTCGAGCGCGCGCTGTCGATGCCGCTCGCGGAGCGGCAGGCGCGTCACGAGGAGAACCTCGCGCGGCTCCGCGAGAACGACCTGTCGGTGTGGCGCGATACGTTCGTCGCCGATTTGCGCAGTGTCGCGGCGGCCGCGTCGGTCACGCAGCGTGCGGGCCGGCGGGTTGCGCATGTGTGA
- a CDS encoding AAA-associated domain-containing protein — protein MHNPNAVHAPVQTSQPPRLGEEILRVDHVCRGFNKTQGELLVLDDANLALREGEIVGLLGRSGSGKSTLLRIIAGLIEPTGGEVTYLGQPLRGPAEGVAMVFQTFALFPWLTVLQNVEAGLEALGVGARERRERALAAIDLIGLDGFENAYPRELSGGMRQRVGFARALVVDPTILLMDEPFSALDVLTAETLRTDLLDLWTQGRMPIKSVLIVTHNIEEAVFMCDRILVLSSNPGRVIAEIKVPFKHPRNRLDPAFRKLVDDIYAKMTARQTGEATKKGLELGSWLPQVSTNLMAGLIETLAMAPYHGRADMPEIARTLHLEVDDLFPIAEVLQYLGFADVREGDVFLTPPGRVFAEFGTQERKLMFADHLLKHVPLAARIKKVLNERPGHRAPRVRFEQELEDSLSDGAAEETLDAVIDWGRYGEIFSYNDQTEIFSLEDVES, from the coding sequence ATGCACAATCCGAATGCTGTACACGCCCCCGTCCAGACGTCCCAGCCACCGCGCCTCGGTGAGGAAATCCTGCGCGTCGATCACGTCTGCCGCGGCTTCAACAAGACGCAGGGCGAACTGCTCGTGCTCGACGACGCGAACCTGGCGTTGCGCGAAGGCGAGATCGTCGGGCTGCTCGGCCGTTCCGGCTCGGGCAAGTCGACGCTGCTGCGGATCATCGCCGGCCTGATCGAACCGACCGGCGGTGAAGTGACCTACCTCGGCCAGCCGCTGCGCGGCCCGGCCGAAGGCGTCGCGATGGTGTTCCAGACCTTTGCGCTGTTTCCGTGGCTGACCGTGCTGCAGAACGTGGAGGCCGGCCTCGAAGCGCTCGGCGTCGGCGCGCGCGAGCGGCGCGAGCGTGCGCTCGCCGCAATCGACCTGATCGGTCTCGACGGTTTCGAAAACGCGTACCCGCGCGAGCTGTCGGGCGGCATGCGGCAGCGCGTGGGCTTTGCGCGCGCGCTCGTCGTCGATCCGACGATCCTGCTGATGGACGAGCCGTTCTCCGCGCTCGACGTGCTGACGGCCGAGACGCTGCGTACCGACCTGCTCGACCTGTGGACGCAAGGGCGGATGCCGATCAAGTCGGTGCTGATCGTCACGCACAACATCGAGGAAGCCGTGTTCATGTGCGACCGGATCCTTGTGCTGTCGTCGAACCCGGGCCGCGTGATCGCCGAAATCAAGGTGCCGTTCAAGCATCCGCGCAACCGTCTCGACCCGGCGTTTCGCAAGCTGGTCGACGACATCTACGCGAAGATGACGGCCCGCCAGACCGGCGAGGCGACGAAGAAGGGGCTCGAACTCGGCAGCTGGCTGCCGCAGGTGTCGACCAACCTGATGGCCGGTCTGATCGAAACGCTCGCGATGGCGCCGTACCACGGCCGCGCCGACATGCCGGAAATCGCGCGCACGCTGCATCTGGAAGTCGACGACCTGTTCCCGATTGCCGAAGTGCTGCAGTACCTCGGTTTCGCGGACGTGCGGGAAGGCGACGTGTTCCTGACGCCGCCAGGGCGCGTGTTCGCGGAATTCGGCACGCAGGAGCGCAAGCTGATGTTCGCGGATCACCTGCTGAAGCATGTGCCGCTCGCCGCGCGGATCAAGAAGGTGCTGAACGAGCGCCCGGGACATCGCGCGCCGCGCGTGCGCTTCGAGCAGGAGCTGGAGGATTCCCTGTCGGACGGCGCGGCCGAGGAGACGCTCGACGCGGTGATCGACTGGGGCCGTTACGGCGAGATCTTCTCGTACAACGACCAGACCGAGATCTTCAGCCTCGAGGACGTCGAGTCCTGA
- a CDS encoding ABC transporter permease produces the protein MDVGFFNPNRTANASAWRVLPNRWDFIAFPLIICLLAMAIVGFHETMAPIGTLQTQKISLDPSNLPEYALRTTLRMLAAMVASLAFTLVYGTLAAKSRRAGMVLIPILDILQSVPVLGFISFTVTFFLALFPSRVLGAELAAIFAIFTSQAWNMTFSFYQSLRTVPRDLDEVSRSFHLTSWQRFWKLEVPFSMPGLIWNMMMSMSGGWFFVVASEAITVGNQTITLPGVGSYLAQAISDKNLGAIGWVILTMTVVILAYDQFLFRPLVAWADKFRMENTSSGNAPESWLLDLVRRTRLIHQLLVPAGWFFAKAARIPLRLPLSGAMRFTLPRVEKKASRTVDIVWAALVLIGTAYIVWRVVSFVSTGVTMAEVGHVLMLGLITLLRVVVLIAIASVIWVPIGVWVGLRPRLAEKLQPLAQFLAAFPANLLFPVFVIVIARFHLNPDIWLSPLIVLGTQWYILFNVIAGATSYPNDYREAATNFRIRGWQWWRQAILPGIFPYYITGAITASGGAWNASIVSEAVQWGTTKIEAHGLGAYIAQTTAAGDFPKIILGIAVMSLFVTLFNRLLWRPLYAFAEAKLRLD, from the coding sequence ATGGACGTCGGATTCTTCAATCCGAACCGGACCGCCAACGCGTCCGCGTGGCGCGTTCTGCCGAACCGGTGGGATTTCATCGCGTTCCCGCTGATCATCTGCCTGCTTGCGATGGCGATCGTCGGTTTCCACGAAACGATGGCGCCGATCGGGACCCTGCAGACGCAGAAGATCTCGCTCGATCCGTCGAACCTGCCCGAATACGCGTTGCGCACCACGTTGCGGATGCTCGCCGCGATGGTCGCGTCGCTCGCGTTTACGCTCGTCTACGGCACGCTGGCCGCGAAAAGCCGGCGCGCGGGCATGGTGCTGATCCCGATCCTCGACATCCTGCAGTCGGTGCCGGTGCTCGGCTTTATCTCGTTTACGGTCACGTTCTTCCTCGCGCTGTTCCCGAGCCGCGTGCTCGGCGCGGAGCTCGCGGCGATTTTCGCGATCTTCACGAGCCAGGCGTGGAACATGACGTTCAGCTTCTACCAGTCGCTGCGCACGGTGCCGCGCGATCTCGACGAAGTGTCGCGGAGCTTCCACCTGACGTCCTGGCAGCGCTTCTGGAAGCTCGAGGTGCCGTTCTCGATGCCGGGCCTGATCTGGAACATGATGATGTCGATGTCGGGCGGCTGGTTCTTCGTCGTCGCGTCGGAAGCGATCACGGTCGGCAACCAGACGATCACGCTGCCGGGGGTCGGCTCGTATCTCGCGCAGGCGATCTCGGACAAGAACCTCGGCGCGATCGGCTGGGTGATCCTCACGATGACGGTCGTGATCCTCGCGTACGACCAGTTCCTGTTCCGCCCGCTCGTCGCGTGGGCCGACAAGTTCCGGATGGAGAACACGAGCTCGGGCAACGCGCCGGAGTCGTGGCTGCTCGACCTCGTGCGCCGCACGCGCCTGATCCATCAGTTGCTCGTGCCGGCCGGCTGGTTCTTCGCCAAGGCGGCGCGGATTCCGTTGCGCCTGCCGCTGTCCGGCGCGATGCGCTTCACGCTGCCGCGCGTCGAGAAGAAGGCGTCGCGTACGGTCGACATCGTGTGGGCGGCCCTCGTGCTGATCGGCACGGCCTATATCGTGTGGCGCGTCGTCAGTTTCGTTTCGACCGGCGTGACGATGGCCGAGGTCGGCCACGTGCTCATGCTCGGGCTCATCACGCTGCTGCGCGTGGTCGTGCTGATCGCGATCGCGTCGGTGATCTGGGTGCCGATCGGCGTGTGGGTCGGGCTGCGCCCCAGGCTGGCCGAGAAGCTGCAGCCGCTCGCGCAGTTTCTGGCCGCGTTTCCGGCGAACCTGCTGTTCCCGGTGTTCGTGATCGTGATCGCGCGCTTCCACCTGAACCCCGACATCTGGCTGTCGCCGCTGATCGTGCTCGGCACGCAGTGGTATATCCTGTTCAACGTGATCGCCGGCGCAACGTCCTATCCGAACGACTACCGCGAGGCAGCGACGAATTTCCGCATCCGTGGCTGGCAATGGTGGCGGCAGGCGATCCTGCCGGGCATCTTCCCGTACTACATCACGGGTGCGATCACCGCATCGGGCGGCGCGTGGAACGCGAGCATCGTGTCGGAAGCCGTGCAGTGGGGCACGACCAAGATCGAGGCACACGGCCTCGGCGCATACATCGCGCAGACCACCGCCGCCGGCGACTTCCCGAAGATCATCCTGGGCATCGCCGTGATGTCCCTGTTCGTCACCCTGTTCAACCGCCTGCTGTGGCGCCCGCTGTATGCCTTCGCCGAAGCGAAGCTGCGGCTCGACTGA
- a CDS encoding ATP-binding protein has protein sequence MRKPIDSLFGRLALLVVGVLLLSHFAWFFAMRLERNQMQTRYAVEEAAFLVDAVRQHVERTPDQPLPSRVRLVTPDSADVPKGDPSSLPAPLKRFRDDVSERMPRGTRVEIGAPGHPPVLWVKEPTDRNWIVVPVQPLRPPRSLDRMLLWLGTIFSAGVIAALFAAWQLQQPLRSLARAVARFGRGQPVPPLRERGPRELRQLTHGFNQMVEQVSQADSDRAVMLAGVAHDLRTPLARMRLRAEMMDDVRLRDGVVRDVDSMSHIVDQFLVFAHGGSDRSEPVPVDHACERIARSYRAVAPNAPTVQTRLDADPGFRLPTATLDRILSNLLDNAHAYGAPPVLVETARTPAGYVLSVSDSGGGIAPRDLAAATRPFVRLDPARGGNGHSGLGLAIVERLVLRLGGACDIGNRPEGGLRVAMTFPFEVVPKDEPHAQAA, from the coding sequence ATGCGCAAACCCATTGATTCACTGTTCGGGCGGCTGGCGCTGCTCGTCGTCGGTGTCCTGCTCCTGTCGCACTTCGCGTGGTTTTTCGCGATGCGGCTCGAGCGCAACCAGATGCAGACGCGCTATGCGGTCGAAGAGGCCGCGTTCCTGGTCGACGCGGTGCGCCAGCACGTCGAGCGCACGCCCGACCAGCCTTTGCCGTCGCGTGTGCGGCTCGTGACGCCCGACAGCGCCGACGTGCCGAAGGGCGACCCGTCGAGCCTGCCGGCGCCGCTCAAGCGGTTCCGTGACGACGTGAGCGAGCGGATGCCGCGTGGCACGCGCGTCGAGATCGGCGCACCCGGCCATCCGCCCGTGCTGTGGGTGAAGGAGCCGACCGACCGCAACTGGATCGTGGTGCCCGTGCAGCCGCTGCGGCCGCCGCGCTCGCTCGACCGGATGCTGCTGTGGCTCGGCACGATCTTCTCGGCCGGCGTGATCGCCGCGCTATTCGCGGCCTGGCAGCTGCAGCAGCCGCTGCGCTCGCTCGCACGCGCGGTCGCGCGCTTCGGCCGCGGGCAGCCGGTACCGCCGCTGCGCGAGCGCGGCCCGCGCGAGCTGCGCCAGCTCACGCACGGCTTCAACCAGATGGTGGAACAGGTGTCGCAGGCCGACAGCGACCGCGCGGTGATGCTGGCGGGCGTCGCGCACGACCTGCGCACGCCGCTGGCGCGGATGCGCCTGCGCGCGGAAATGATGGACGACGTGCGCTTGCGCGACGGCGTCGTGCGCGATGTCGACTCGATGTCGCACATCGTCGACCAGTTTCTGGTGTTTGCGCACGGCGGGTCCGACCGCAGCGAGCCCGTGCCGGTCGATCACGCGTGCGAGCGGATCGCACGCAGCTATCGCGCGGTCGCGCCGAATGCACCGACGGTCCAGACGCGGCTCGACGCCGATCCGGGCTTCCGCCTGCCGACGGCGACGCTCGACCGGATCCTGTCGAACCTGCTGGACAACGCGCATGCGTATGGCGCACCGCCCGTGCTCGTCGAGACGGCGCGCACGCCGGCCGGCTACGTGTTGTCGGTCAGCGACAGTGGCGGCGGGATCGCGCCGCGCGACCTGGCGGCCGCCACGCGGCCGTTCGTGCGGCTCGATCCCGCACGCGGCGGGAACGGCCACAGTGGGCTCGGGCTCGCGATCGTCGAACGGCTCGTGCTCAGGCTGGGCGGGGCGTGTGACATCGGCAATCGCCCCGAAGGCGGGCTGCGCGTCGCGATGACGTTCCCGTTCGAGGTCGTGCCGAAGGACGAACCCCACGCACAGGCTGCGTAA
- a CDS encoding response regulator yields the protein MTTQILIVDDDQELRDLLRDYLVRQGMEVSVLHDAATLEKRLERERPDLIVLDLMMPGVDGLTALRQLRAAGDDIPVIMLTARADDVDRIVGLELGADDYLGKPFNPRELLARVQAVLRRRRATPSAAAPEQREPFAFGRFMLDFQARTLSVDGKPATLSSSEFALLKIFVNHALRTLTRERLLELLHGPEYDGTDRGIDVQVWRLRRILETDPSTPRFIQTVRGRGYVFVPDGEAHAQTH from the coding sequence ATGACTACCCAGATCCTCATCGTCGACGACGACCAAGAACTCCGAGACCTGCTGCGCGACTATCTCGTGCGCCAGGGGATGGAAGTGTCCGTGCTGCACGACGCGGCGACGCTCGAGAAGCGTCTCGAGCGCGAGCGCCCCGACCTGATCGTGCTGGACCTGATGATGCCGGGCGTGGACGGCCTGACCGCGTTGCGCCAGTTGCGCGCGGCCGGCGACGACATCCCCGTGATCATGCTGACCGCGCGTGCGGACGACGTCGATCGCATCGTCGGGCTCGAGCTCGGCGCGGACGACTACCTCGGCAAGCCGTTCAACCCGCGCGAGCTGCTCGCGCGCGTGCAGGCCGTGCTGCGCCGCCGCCGCGCGACGCCGTCGGCGGCCGCGCCCGAACAGCGCGAGCCGTTCGCGTTCGGACGCTTCATGCTCGACTTCCAGGCGCGCACGCTGTCGGTCGACGGCAAGCCGGCCACGTTGTCGAGCAGCGAATTCGCGCTGCTGAAGATCTTCGTGAACCATGCGCTGCGCACGCTCACGCGCGAGCGGCTGCTCGAGCTGCTGCACGGGCCCGAGTACGACGGCACCGACCGCGGCATCGACGTCCAGGTGTGGCGCCTGCGCCGCATCCTCGAAACGGATCCGTCGACGCCGCGCTTCATCCAGACGGTGCGCGGGCGCGGCTACGTGTTCGTGCCCGACGGCGAGGCCCATGCGCAAACCCATTGA
- a CDS encoding periplasmic heavy metal sensor, with translation MYKKTSRVAIAAATVLALAFGTAHAAQPNDMPPPGGPGMHQMHGHDGGPFGVVMKLHDQLKLNASQEQQWQTAINTMKQNHDAMRKSHEQMREQFKAQQNQPILDLSAMHTARQQAEQQNAQLREQTSAAWLTFYNGLNDQQKTTVSTALKQQFAKMEQRHEKMKERWQQHRAAKAASAPAQ, from the coding sequence ATGTATAAGAAGACTTCCCGCGTGGCCATCGCGGCCGCCACTGTGCTCGCTCTCGCATTCGGCACCGCGCATGCCGCGCAGCCCAACGACATGCCGCCGCCGGGCGGCCCCGGCATGCACCAGATGCACGGGCACGACGGCGGCCCGTTCGGCGTAGTCATGAAACTGCACGACCAGTTGAAGCTCAACGCGTCGCAGGAACAGCAATGGCAGACGGCCATCAACACGATGAAGCAGAACCATGATGCGATGCGCAAGAGCCACGAGCAGATGCGCGAGCAGTTCAAGGCGCAGCAGAACCAGCCGATCCTCGACCTGAGCGCGATGCACACCGCGCGCCAGCAGGCCGAGCAGCAGAACGCACAACTGCGCGAGCAGACGTCCGCCGCGTGGCTCACGTTCTACAACGGGCTGAACGACCAGCAGAAGACCACGGTCAGCACGGCGCTCAAGCAGCAGTTTGCAAAGATGGAGCAGCGCCACGAGAAGATGAAGGAACGCTGGCAGCAGCATCGCGCGGCCAAGGCTGCGTCGGCGCCGGCGCAGTAA
- a CDS encoding pirin family protein, protein MFQIRRAEDRCHTHHGWLESSHSFPPAGRAANAHSPVGALRVLSEDLIAPTRGFGMQPRRDVEIVTYVLGGALAHRDSLGSGAIVRAGGIQRMSAGTGLVHSETNASRDRPLHLLQIWLQPAERGGRPGYEERRFTDDEKRGRLRLVASPDGDDGALSMRADARIFAGLIDGDEAAAFDVPAGRSTYVHVVRGDIEVNGRALAAGDGARIGGVDAVAFARGRAAEVLLFDVA, encoded by the coding sequence ATGTTCCAGATCCGCCGTGCCGAAGACCGCTGCCACACGCATCACGGCTGGCTCGAATCGAGTCACAGCTTTCCGCCCGCCGGCCGCGCCGCGAACGCGCATTCGCCCGTCGGCGCGCTGCGTGTGCTGAGCGAGGACCTGATCGCGCCGACGCGCGGCTTCGGGATGCAGCCGCGCCGCGACGTGGAGATCGTCACCTATGTGCTGGGCGGTGCGCTCGCGCACCGCGACAGCCTCGGCAGCGGCGCGATCGTCCGGGCTGGCGGCATCCAGCGGATGAGTGCCGGCACGGGGCTCGTGCACAGCGAAACCAACGCGTCGCGCGACCGGCCGCTGCATCTGCTGCAGATCTGGCTACAGCCGGCCGAGCGGGGCGGGCGGCCCGGCTACGAGGAACGGCGCTTCACGGACGACGAGAAACGCGGGAGGCTGCGGCTCGTCGCGTCGCCGGATGGCGATGACGGCGCGCTGTCGATGCGTGCGGATGCACGCATTTTCGCGGGGCTGATCGATGGCGACGAGGCGGCGGCGTTCGACGTGCCGGCCGGGCGCAGCACCTACGTGCACGTGGTGCGCGGCGACATCGAGGTCAACGGCCGCGCGCTGGCCGCCGGCGACGGCGCGCGGATCGGCGGCGTGGACGCGGTGGCGTTCGCGCGCGGCCGTGCGGCCGAGGTGCTGCTGTTCGACGTCGCCTGA